The following are encoded in a window of Amaranthus tricolor cultivar Red isolate AtriRed21 chromosome 2, ASM2621246v1, whole genome shotgun sequence genomic DNA:
- the LOC130806615 gene encoding F-box/kelch-repeat protein At3g06240-like gives METGVFHEDLLQEILIRLPAKSLVRFRCVCRSWYSLIASPSFISAQVVHKKKAKSYHVLLRSFNNTERKYKYKLCNDDEHLDEIMIIDFPFVSEHNDFFRIAGCVNGLVCLSDDIVEVTDTVIIWNPVIRRFLTLPKLELNVDSSELGRSVLGFGFDSYNNDYKVIRIVYRKNPDFEARQIEALIAIFRLSSSSWEVNRSASVPLLDTRQAYVNGSIHWLAYNKLMVGFDVESEELRDMTLPNSLKNANISDLTIASWCDMLSVFENGYWFGKLSLWVMKDYGDPNSWVKQFEIESFALVRSLRKNGCVILESIGGKLVLYNANTNQFEDFKTHVEGSVRGFHMKSYLESLVLLDRLDVYSIP, from the coding sequence ATGGAAACAGGAGTTTTTCATGAAGATCTACTGCAGGAGATTCTAATAAGGCTACCAGCCAAGTCATTAGTTAGATTCAGGTGCGTTTGTAGGTCTTGGTATTCACTTATTGCAAGTCCAAGTTTCATTTCAGCACAAGTGGTTCacaaaaaaaaagccaaaagctATCATGTACTTCTAAGAAGTTTCAATAATACAGAGAGaaaatataagtataaattgTGCAATGATGATGAGCATTTGGATGAAATTATGATAATTGATTTCCCGTTTGTGAGTGAACACAACGACTTTTTTAGGATCGCGGGTTGTGTGAATGGACTAGTATGTTTATCAGATGATATTGTTGAAGTAACCGATACTGTAATTATATGGAATCCGGTCATTAGGAGATTCCTAACCCTTCCTAAACTCGAACTGAATGTAGACTCAAGTGAATTGGGCCGATCAGTTCTTGGTTTTGGCTTTGACTCTTATAACAACGATTACAAGGTTATCAGGATTGTGTATCGTAAGAATCCTGATTTCGAAGCCCGCCAAATTGAGGCGTTGATTGCAATTTTTAGACTTAGCTCAAGTTCTTGGGAAGTTAATAGGTCTGCTTCAGTCCCTTTGCTTGATACTCGACAAGCCTATGTAAATGGGAGCATTCATTGGTTGGCATATAACAAGCTGATGGTCGGGTTTGATGTGGAATCTGAAGAATTAAGAGACATGACGCTTCCTAACTCGTTGAAGAATGCTAATATTAGTGATTTAACGATTGCCTCATGGTGTGATATGCTCTCTGTATTTGAAAATGGGTATTGGTTTGGTAAGCTATCTTTGTGGGTTATGAAGGATTATGGTGATCCTAACTCATGGGTGAAACAGTTTGAGATTGAATCGTTTGCGTTGGTCAGAAGTCTTAGAAAAAATGGATGTGTTATACTCGAAAGTATTGGTGGCAAATTGGTTTTGTACAATGCTAACACCAATCAATTTGAGGATTTTAAAACACATGTTGAGGGTTCTGTACGTGGTTTTCATATGAAATCATACCTAGAGAGCCTTGTTTTGTTAGATCGGTTGGATGTGTACTCTATTCCCTAG